DNA sequence from the Desulfosporosinus sp. Sb-LF genome:
TCTGGCCTTTTACACTTCCGGCATCCATCGGCCCTTCAATCCGCAAATGCAGAGGAGAAGCCATCTTTTCCAACTTAGCAAAGTACTCAACCATCCGCTCCGTATCATCTTCAAAGGCAATACCAATCGTGCCGTAAACATCAATGTGCAAGACTGGGCGATAATCATCACCACCAAGCGTCATTATCCGGTTTCTAAGCCACTCCACATAATCCAAGAGCAATTCTCCATCTTTCCCTAGCTTGGTCTCTACATTATTAATCAACGCGTGTGGTAACACCCCAGCGCGTTTAATAATCGCCTTATCCGCATTATCATAACGATCATCCCCGGTTTGTGTAAAGATCGGGATGGGCTTAAGAATCATCGGAAGATCATATTCCTCAAGAATAACCTCTGTCATCGTCTTTTTCTTTGATTTAGCTACGCCATCAAGAATAGCTTGGCTCACACCATAACGGATCGCAGTATGATAACGGTCCCCATTCGGCCGTTTCGAATTCTCAACAAGACCCACCAAATGGCGGAAGGAATCCAGTTCCTGACCAACTAGCTTAGGCGCAATCTCTTCTAATATAATGGGAATAAAATCTTTAGCCAAGAATAGCGGATCCCGACCACCTGCCCCCGAATACTGAACAGCCGCACAATCCCCTGAAGCCACTTGCCCGTCTTCTAAAATAAGCATGACTGAAATAGATTCTCCACGTTGCCGAACCGCCTTAAAGCCCGGAGTTTTCGGCTCCCCAGTATACGTAAACCCGTCATGGGCAACTCCCTCTTTAATCGCTTGCTGATCATCAAAATAAAATCCAGTAAGCCCCGGCGAAGCAATAACTTCAATAATTTTCATAATAGGTATACCCTCCCTGATGTTTTATCTTCATATGTATCTACTCAAGCAAGCATGCGCCAAACCTCACGAAAACGTACCCCGCCTGAAGCGGGCGCTTGAGCGTTAGTTCGGCCAGCCATCTCCAGGCGTAATCTAAGTCTAAATATTCCCAAGAGGCTTAGCATCCAAGATAGCCCCAACTTCCGGGAATACCCAACCGACCACTCAGGAAAGACGTGCATGAGACCAAGAGAACGACTAAAGCGAGCAGACCGCCAAACTTCACGAAAGCGACGCGGAGGACGGAGCGGAACACAATGACGTGTTCCGCTGACCACGCGACATGGACGTCGCATTGACCGGAACACTCCCTCGTGTTCCGCCCCGTCTGGAGCACGAGCTAGCGTGATTTGTTTATCCTGCGGGCGCCTGTCGTGAACGTGTCTCAAGTTAACCTCATCCCCAGAAACCCCGGTAATCCTCAGACAACGAAGATGCTAACCCCTTGGCCG
Encoded proteins:
- a CDS encoding methylaspartate ammonia-lyase; this encodes MKIIEVIASPGLTGFYFDDQQAIKEGVAHDGFTYTGEPKTPGFKAVRQRGESISVMLILEDGQVASGDCAAVQYSGAGGRDPLFLAKDFIPIILEEIAPKLVGQELDSFRHLVGLVENSKRPNGDRYHTAIRYGVSQAILDGVAKSKKKTMTEVILEEYDLPMILKPIPIFTQTGDDRYDNADKAIIKRAGVLPHALINNVETKLGKDGELLLDYVEWLRNRIMTLGGDDYRPVLHIDVYGTIGIAFEDDTERMVEYFAKLEKMASPLHLRIEGPMDAGSVKGQIEQLKSLRDALKVHGVNVEIVADEWCNTYEDIVKFVDAKAADMVQIKTPDLGGIQNTIEAVLYAKKFGIGAYVGGSCNETDGGARTAVHVSLASRPDQMLAKPGMGVDEGFMIVHNEMNRTLAVLKYREGK